DNA sequence from the Streptomyces tsukubensis genome:
GGTTGGGATGTCCTGCGGACATCTGCGTAGAGGGAGTGCGACACGCCCGACCGCGTGGGTCGGAGAGAACCGCATCAGCCCTCCGGGTTCCAGAGCGTTTACACAAGAGACAGGACTACTGAGTAGCCATGGCGGGACAGAAGATCCGCATTCGGCTCAAGGCCTACGACCACGAAGTCATCGACTCCTCGGCGAAGAAGATCGTCGAGACGGTGACGCGTACTGGTGCGTCGGTCGCGGGCCCGGTGCCGCTGCCCACTGAGAAGAACGTGTACTGCGTCATCAAGTCGCCGCACAAGTACAAGGACTCGCGCGAGCACTTCGAGATGCGTACGCACAAGCGCCTGATCGACATCCTCGACCCGACGCCCAAGACCGTTGACTCGCTGATGCGCCTGGACCTTCCGGCCGGCGTTGACATCGAGATCAAGCTCTGAGAGGCGCGGAAGAGATGGCAAAGCAGATCAAGGGCGTCCTGGGCGAGAAGCTCGGCATGACCCAGGTCTGGGACGACAACAACCGTGTCGTCCCGGTGACCGTCGTCAAGGCCGGGCCGTGTGTCGTGACCCAGGTCCGTACCAATGACCGCGACGGCTACGAGTCGGTCCAGATCGCCTTCGGCGAGATCGACCCGCGCAAGGTGAACAAGCCCCTCAAGGGCCACTTCGCCAAGGCCGACGTGACCCCCCGCCGCCACCTGGTGGAGCTCCGTACCTCCGACGCCGCCGAGTACACGCTCGGCCAGGAGATCACGGCCGAGGTCTTCGAGTCCGGCGTCAAGGTCGACGTCACGGGCAAGAGCAAGGGCAAGGGCTTCGCCGGTGTCATGAAGCGTCACAACTTCAAGGGCCTCGGCGCCGGTCACGGCACCC
Encoded proteins:
- the rpsJ gene encoding 30S ribosomal protein S10 is translated as MAGQKIRIRLKAYDHEVIDSSAKKIVETVTRTGASVAGPVPLPTEKNVYCVIKSPHKYKDSREHFEMRTHKRLIDILDPTPKTVDSLMRLDLPAGVDIEIKL
- the rplC gene encoding 50S ribosomal protein L3, giving the protein MAKQIKGVLGEKLGMTQVWDDNNRVVPVTVVKAGPCVVTQVRTNDRDGYESVQIAFGEIDPRKVNKPLKGHFAKADVTPRRHLVELRTSDAAEYTLGQEITAEVFESGVKVDVTGKSKGKGFAGVMKRHNFKGLGAGHGTQRKHRSPGSIGGCATPGRVFKGLRMAGRMGNERVTTQNLTVHAVDAEKGLLLIKGAVPGPNGGLVLVRTAAKGA